Proteins found in one Zea mays cultivar B73 chromosome 1, Zm-B73-REFERENCE-NAM-5.0, whole genome shotgun sequence genomic segment:
- the LOC100125645 gene encoding RTCN yields MASSGSGGGSPGSPCGACKFLRRKCAAECVFAPHFCAEDGAAQFAAIHKVFGASNAAKLLQQVAPADRSEAAATVTYEAQARLRDPIYGCVAHIFALQQQVASLQMQVLQAKAQVAQTMAAAGPQGGSSPLLQRWPLEPESLSTQSSGCYSDMYCGFGDQEEGSYTR; encoded by the exons ATGGCTTCCTCCGGCAGCGGTGGCGGCTCGCCGGGGTCCCCGTGTGGCGCCTGCAAGTTCCTGCGGCGCAAGTGCGCGGCGGAGTGCGTGTTCGCTCCCCACTTCTGCGCCGAGGACGGGGCGGCGCAGTTCGCGGCCATCCACAAGGTGTTCGGCGCCAGCAACGCGGCCAAGCTGCTGCAGCAGGTGGCCCCCGCCGACCGGAGCGAGGCGGCGGCCACCGTCACctacgaggcgcaggccaggctgcgCGACCCCATCTACGGCTGCGTCGCCCACATCTTCGCGCTGCAGCAACAG GTGGCGAGCTTGCAGATGCAGGTGCTGCAGGCGAAGGCGCAGGTGGCGCAGACGATGGCGGCGGCCGGGCCGCAGGGGGGCAGCAGCCCTCTCCTGCAGCGGTGGCCGCTGGAGCCTGAGTCGCTGTCGACGCAGAGCTCCGGGTGCTACAGCGACATGTACTGCGGCTTCGGCGACCAGGAGGAAGGCAGCTACACGAGATGA